In the genome of Lathyrus oleraceus cultivar Zhongwan6 chromosome 4, CAAS_Psat_ZW6_1.0, whole genome shotgun sequence, the window gtacattaatggtcaaagaccacacaaacaagcaaagtatacacaaactaaatatatcacacaatatggtccaaatggacaaagtgaaaattgcattaacataaacaattagaatgatatgaacaatggcaaatgaaatagagtgctaaaagtaaatggaattaaagtaaaagcttgaaattaaaagttagtagttaataggttagaagttagtattgttttgcttttacttttcatttcaagacattctttggagaaaactcaacccacttatcacaagcatgaaaccttgagccaaaacatcttccaaaggaaggaaagaaggccaagtttccacacaatccatgaaagaggggagacttacaatctcactaactagaatgcttatgccttttatgtcacaaatttagcgttatgttaagcaatcgtaattagacttatatagaagtcacaactatttgaggccgggcaatagaattttggtgttaatgcatgttagagacatagtataatggactatgctcatgaaacataccatacacaaaaagaatatgcaaaaggtgtggcctaatctcatccatactcatgtcaatttttcaatcaactagcattagaactttgagatgtcataggccaaatggagtgaatgaatgaagaagaggaatgagatgaagatggaggggaatggatcaaaacaaaaattggtaaaaggaggacttttaccaaattaatatcatccattcattttgggagatggaatgtacattccatcaatcccctaaatccaatgatattaacttgacaaagtcaaatcaaccttgaccaaggcccaacaacaagagtcaaacataaacaaagtcatcacaattggtcaacaaatttatttggcatttattcaatttaaaaatactaaaatagtgcatttaaattaaatatggtttgtccaattcccaaaatctcatcaaaacaccaaagaaatggccatgagatttatcatagttcaaacaaagtcaaaggaccttggagaaaaaagttcatgatttttggacatttaaaaataattttaaacaattaaaaacaaatgcaaaatcaattaattcatgaaaaatattaataatcatccaaaaaataattttaattcagaatatgaaagagaaaaaagtcccatatttttgggatcaatattgaatttaatatgaattattgaaaataatgcaattaaaatgaaaattaaaatatcaaaaaaaacgtggaccacttgatctcactcattaattgaggtggcagatcaagtggccagaaatGCGCGTTCTACCATGGTCATTAGTCAGCGCGTTGCAACATTGGTAATTCAAATGCACACTccagattaaaacaaatcaaGAGGATCATGTGGCTGTGAGACATGTCAGCGCgtggccggagctgtagctccggtcttcttctccggtggacctcaccggactggtccaccatcaaccatcaccaaaattaaaaacaaggacatgatttcaaagtaaaaatggcactgagctcgaatctgacctctattcactctaactccaagtatattgagagatacatggagttgaaatttgaggtacatgaactgagttgcttagatttagcctcaaagcaactcaaacttcttgcctacattggcaggacttcagacaaccaaagaattAATAGAATTGAGCgagaatttgagagaatcaaagagattaaaatttctggaaaataccttcaatggaggtctagattcaactgatcttgatcttgcttgtgctttgtcttactccacttgcttgcagaagaaggattggaagcttacaaggctgtggattcctggagatttgaatttcaaaacaatggaaattcaacctcaaattcaagtgaatttctcaggtttatcctttgcaaagtgagggtttgatatgggggatcaaagctggcgtgaATGTGTGTCAAGTTCTGAGCAATTaaggctctatttatagccaattcagttgatatttgcacacttgaaatgaacttccaaaattagcaatgtgtgatgcatgagaGCATGGGCGTGTccaggcccatgaaatcactttatctgatccataattgagtgtaagcaatgCTAAAGTCATGTTGGAGTGCTAAGCAATTGTGTATagatgtttgaagtttgatccttgccaagtgatgtcaccatgttcatgccatacGCAGCCTATGtattccttgtccaaaatgaatgaattagagctctttggaaaggtgagatcaagaggaacaactttcatgttcaacactttttcatttggagcttggaatttggagaaatttgaggtggaagtttggaaattttgacatatcaaattttttctaagtgtcaagccatatgtctcaatattccaccttgctcaactttttatatgagcttcaaatgagaaaagtgtcttcataaaagttgtaactctatcaaagacattcaaaatggtcacaaatttcatgtcatttgaatttgaaatgatagaggtatgcatttttgaagtttggaaaaatcacttgatcaatggtataggtcaaaagtgacctataatgtaacctcatatcacatgctcaaaaaagttaAATTAGCTCCCAttacaaacataaaagttgaattagacacattgaatttgattttgaaacttggaaatctttcatctcataaaaattgagcaagttatggccttgggaagttgactttcaaattaggatttagacaaaatgacctataatgtttcaacatagaaaatgattttccaagaaaaactagctctaggtctaaacatgaaagttgtttgtaatgtcatttagagtaagtttgatcttggaataattttcatatggtgaaaattgtaggagatagggtctagggagacccagctttgatcagatgaatccatctggccaatcaccatcaaccaacttgctaacttccaattctattaactttattggatcatggtagatcatatatgcataagatgattaattttgaagtgtcccttgagaaatttgatcaattggtgagatagcttgttggagaagttactcaaaatacccagtcaaactagggtttccaaggcaaatcactctcaaactcttgaaaaaaacttgatcaatatgacatgtagagataattgggactcatatatgatgttcataatcattattggatcaattcttggttgtgctctttgttcatgagggtctcaaaccctagatgtgaacttgatgaatcaatggaatcattcccttcctacaaaagagttagacaaatgcaaagacatatttttggtattttgattagtgaaatgataaaatacaagtatgatataatcacaaaatgcttggtgatatctcccaaacccaatgaaggaggggtaaagaggatgccaatgcatgatcctaatgctaatgcttatgatgaaattgcatgagggatcttagggtcaaaattggggtcttacgtaatgttcttagatcattggcttccttaatcACGGTGACCTTTGGttgccattccctgttaagacatcttaagcTTTTGTTATTAGTAACATCATTAGGGGTAGTTTTATCAAGAGCATTTAACCGATTGATTATATGAGAAAATCACTTTTTCATATCagcaatggtttcaccatccttcatatgaaaaaggtcaaattcttgagtCAAAGTATTGATTTtagctagtttgacatcattgaTTCCTTCATGGGGAATTTGCAATGAGACCCACATAGctttagcactagtacaatgggaatccctataatactcatcaacacctaaggcAGCGATGATCATATTCCTGTatttccaatcatagttgtacTTTTTCTCATCCTTTTCATTCTACTGTGCTTCAGGTTTAGGTATAACAACAATATCCGTATTGGTCACATttatttccataggaccatcttAGATGACTTTCCATACCTTCCTATCAACAGAGTTGATATGAATACGCATACAATTTTTCCAATAACTGTAGTTTTCACTAGTGAAAATAGGAGCTCTATTGTATGCCCCTTTAGGATAGTTATccattttctaaaaagttatatgtGAAACACTAGATGAATCAGTGCTTGTGATACCACTTATTAGACGATAGTGCCGATCTAGAAGGGGGATTGAATAGATCACGTATTTAAAAATTTGGcgcttttaaaaaaaaattaaaggtTGCGAAAGCTCCCTAGACCACGATCATCTAAACCATCTGTTACTGGAAAGATCAGATATGCGTGAAACCTAATGGAATGACTAAGATAAAGCTAATAAACAACAATCTTAATCAATTAATCAAATATACAAATCCTTGATATAGCTACCACCAATGATGAATTAAAACAATGATAAAACAAGCAAAAGATTGATAAACTTATGTAAAGTTGATTTTAgcaaacacttggtgtgcatactACACCAAATCTTAATTTCACTAGAATTGATTGTGCATAATTTTCCTTAGTTACAACCAAAGAGATTGCAACAATTTATCAAACAACTTTAATGCACAACAATTAAGCGAGATGAAGTCACCAATTAGTTTCTCACAAGATTCAATTTATGCAGAAATTAAAGAGTTAGAGAAGGAGAGAACAACACCaaatttgtttaggcagttctcctttcgtcctcgcttcgggtacgtctgcccccaattctaaaactagaTTAAGATATTTTTTAGCAATTTCAAATTTAATACAAGAGAAGAAATAATCACCACCAAGCAAACCTAAGTGTTGTTGTAGATCCTATTCACTTCTCTCCCCTTGGTTCAAGTTGAACCAAATGCTTCAAACGTTCTAAACAAACCTCCGATTGTAtctaccttattgcaagaactccaagttctccaaaactctagctTGGATGATTTCGATTGCGACATGCTTGAACCCAAacctttcttcacaatcctccggttaTCGTTACTCATTCGAATGAACCCACCATTCTTCAAACATTTCACTCGActgaatctatgaagcaaagatttatgaaaaaaaaacccaaatcttggaggacaaaaccctaagaTTTTATTCAATAAAAACCCACTAAAAACCTCTACCCAAACCAAGATACACAATCCTATTTGAATGTTATCACCACAACAATGCATTATGATCAACAAAACGTTGTATGTGTAGTTGTTGAacatgcaatgaagaatgaagatgaagaggaaatttagtgtatatctttcacttttcttgttcAAAATATGAAAATGAGACTCAAGAATATATGTATGATGTATGGACCAAGTGAAAAACACAGCAGAACTTTTAGCAAAAATACACAGCAGAAAAATAAGTGAAATCAACGACCACTCAACCTGTTCACACTAGGGActcaacctgttcagacccgaAACAACACAATTCAAATAAAATAGGTTATGAGTCGACTGCAATAGGATGATGAGTCGACTCATATTGTTTTTCCAAAaatgagtcgacctatgactcaACCTTATCAGACCCGTGAGTTATAAAGAAAATGACATGCATGAATGAGTCGACCGCTCCAAatcatgagtcgactcaaagattttaaatggtcaaaaatgagtttttaagATGTATTTTGGTAAATCCAAACCATTCTCTTATGGACCTAAGGTgatgtcataccccaattttgttcgggcattttaaaattttcataaatttgattttatttttaatttgcATTAGTTGTAAAGCATAACATGCgtttcatcatgaataatacctaaaatatcagtcaaAGTAAACTCTAaaaaatacagacaaattggttaaatcatttctcatgtacatgcaaaatcagcgggtaaaaagtttcgaaatcaAACTTGCATacgtcagtattattaatctaccGTTCGTGTAGTTTAACCTagtgtgctcgttatattttttCGACGACTTTTTCGATCGTATTTTAATCCGTCTAAGCCTTTTAAccgatgaaaatttatttcaaaattaaaagaaatgttgtatttttccaataagtatatttcgtgctgatcattttagtgcatccgatttaatttttcgagcaaattttcgcccgacTTTTATCCATTTTTAGTCATTTTAATTTTGTTCTTTTGTCAAAATAATCAAGATAtttaaatagaattttccatattctcattttatttttatcatgtgCATTTACAAAGATgtgaattttatttaatttaattgatttaaattgttttaaatcaattaaatcatctTAAATGAGCATTTATGACATTTTAAAATTGTTTGTGCTTCTTTAATTTAATCTGGACCGTCGATTCGGATTTGATCAAAGGTTCACGTGCATTATCCTCGTTTTTCTTCATTGACCAATCATAAAATATGATgtattttatttgtttctttaaaattaaatcagaaattaaaatgaTAATGATCCCACCAATTGGAGGATCCCCGTTCAACCGGTGTCACAAGTCACTCATAGGACAGGTAGCAATCAAAGTATTCTCTCCTCTTTCCAGGTCGCGTGTCGATTGATGAGAGGGGGAAAGAATTGAAAGTCGTTGAGAGCTGAAGGCAATTGTGGGGAATAAAGGGGTactttttatatatatatatatatatatatatatatatatatatatatatatatatatatatatatatatatatatatatatatatatatatatatatatatatatatatatatatatatatatatatatatataaaagggAATTCTTTTTCGGATTAAAAAAAGACCACTTGTCTGATTTTGTAAAAAGAAGAATAAAAATAATTCACCCCACTACACACATTTGGACAAAAAAGAATATATGGAAAACAACGTCACCGAAAAGGACAAAAGAGGAGACCCATTCAGAATACCCAATGAATACCACTCACTCTCACGGGGAGATTTTCTCTCACGGATATCTTCTGGGACTTAAATGAAAAAAGATCTCTGACCACAAACTCTCTCTCTgtaaaataaaaagagaaaagCAAACGAAAAGAAGGGGAATCCACAAAAACCACCACACCCTCATAAATCCTCCACCGCCGCATCTCTCCCTGGTTCATAGAGTCGTCCGCTTCGACAACCCCACTCGCACCTTTCATCTTCTTCTCCGGCCACGAACTAACGCTCCATCACCGTCCAACTCGCTACGGCTCAATCTCGCCGACGAGCTTCCTTCACAAAACCGTGCCTCCTTCGGCATCACACAAGCACCTCACCTCTCCTTCTTTCCATTTTGCTCCTCGAACACAACCGCGACAAACCTCCATTTCCTCTTCGTCTTCCTCTTCACACCACCAAACCTTTGCCACCACTAACAAACCCCATAACAAGCCGCGAACCTAACAACCCTCCTATCACCGCCATCCTCTCCTTCCGCCGTCAAACACCCACTTTGATATCCACCATAGATCTACCGCGAACCACCTCCACTCGGTTTTCTCATCAATATTCCTTCTCCAATTCATCCACCTTCCAACAAATCCAAAAACCCACACGCCGGTCGTTCACCACAGCGACATCGTGAAGCTCCTTCGCGCCCCACTCTCGCGTGGAAGCACTAACGAACCATATCTCCACTTTCGCCTTTTGCCGCTTCGAACTATCTTCTTCAACCTCACGTTTCCGGTAACAAATCCATTTCAAAACTCGGTTTGACACTATGTCATGTTTcaaatattttagaatttttttttgttttgctgTTACATTATCATGATGAACATGTCGGTACCTCGGCTGTATTGGTATGATACATTGGATGAACCTAGCATATTTAAAAGTTGTTATATGCGTTTAAATTTTGATCTGTTTTGAGTAAGGAATTAAATTTTTTGTCTACTTATGTAGTTGTGTTTTAATGTTCAAGAAATCATTATGTTGTTTGACTTCGATTATATATTTCTTGGTTTCAATTTATGGTATTGCTGCAGATTTTGTTTTGTCTAGTTACAAACTTCGGTTTACATTTTTCTGCAATTTATTTTGTTTACGTAAACGAGATCAACGAGAAGAACGATGTTGAGTGTTGCATTTTTCTGTGTGTGTTATTTGTTTTCTACGCCATATGTTTCCGCCTAATTGGTTGGTTGGTGAAGCTTTTAAGAAAGTGCCTTAGTGAATGACAGAGAGTGGATGCTGAATTCCTCTAATCCCTCATTCCATTTGTTTTGGTTGAGTAAAATAAATTGAAAATCTATTAAATGATGGATTGGGTTAGAGGTTTACTTTCCAAGCCCATTTTCACTTATACTAATAGAAATTGCTAATGGATGACTCACACTTCTTATTTGAAGCATGCCTGATTATTTTATATCCTGTTAATAGCCGAACCTTATTATGATGAATCATAgcaaaaaatataaaaatattatttttttactAACATTTCTCAATTCCATTGATCAAGTTCCACTTCAAATTGAATTAAAgccattttttttaaaatcaataCGAGTTCTAAAAAgatattattttataatttaaaatagAAGTAAAAAAAGAGTATAGGAAGCAcccgcttcactatctctcgagtattcgaatgattggcgtacgccacattgctcgaattcTTGCTACCTGATTAAATCTCATTCATACCAATTTAAATCActtttttttcaaattaaatataatttctaaaaaactttatttttataatttaaactttggatgaaaaggagtatagtaagcgttcgcttcactatttctcaagtattcgaatgattggcgtacgtcatattgctcgaattcttgtcaccctgattaaaagcttcaatcataatttcaaatctcttctccaaattaaatataatttctaaagactttatttttataattaagCTTTGGATGAAAAGGAGTATAGTAAGCgtccgcttcattatctctcgaaTATTCGAATAAATGGCATTCGCCATATTACTCGAATTCTCGTCGTCTAATTAAAACCGTATCAAATTCGAATTCAAAGCGTTTATTCCAAATTAATATAACTTCTAAAACATTTTAATTCTAAACTTCGGATGAaaagaatgggaggcgttcgccttgccatctctcgaataattgaatgattggcACTCGTCATATTGCTCAgattatcgacttccgattaaaacacgctaaatgaacttggataaaggaatgagtggcgcacgcctcattgttccttgaataagcaagtggaAGGCGCTCGTCTCATTACTGCGCATATTCGATTTCCATAAACAGCTTTCAATAATAACTTGAACCAAAAGGGAATAAGaggcgttcgccttattattTCTCGAATAAATTGAAGAattggtgtgcaccatattgctcaataTTTTCTCGTTCTTCTAAAAAATAACAAACACATTAAACCTAATTCCTCTCCCCCGTGCGATTGATAAACTCAACTCTTTTTTAAAAAAGAAtattgtttaatcctttctaatgcgcgcaacaaactagtgcttaagcctccgccgagagtagacaagccaacgtttagcctttagaacgcgatctacacAGTCGCTCATTAAAAAAtaccaaccaaccgtagttccccaaactacgaatgctctgatttccttattgcaccataaggatacgtaggcacgagattgcgagatcttggcgagcacattaataaaaaacctcccttttcccctttctgaggtttccatccatctcttttcaatatacttatcactcgaagaaaacaaataaaattcatttaacattcaaatcgcaagtttaactaaaaggttcccactaagtacaacggacgtgagggatgctaataccttctccttgcgtaatcgactcctgaacctgaatatggttgcgacgaccattattctatttttgaaaggttttatcgatattttcctattccttcattaggataaataaagttcggtggcgactctgttcgaacataaatttttccgcgaccatcggGAGGGATCttatttttcgagatgcgatagatagggactctgctggggacataacTCCAAGCTAGAGAGAGTCAAGCCCAATTTAGTTCAAATTGCTACGAATGTTAAAATACTATGTTTCTTTATTGTGTGCTTCTTTATATCTTGATGTATTATTTATGTTATGTGACATATTCTTCTATTATATTGGGTGGTCTATGATGCTTGATacatgttgtgagataagctccgtacccgagctttgagaagaacttagaacctggagttatgtagtattgaaccgaggggtatACACCTCGTTGGGACAATACGAAAACTCCACCTAGAGTGGATCTATTCGGAatttccatcacaatatggctagctCACTATTGCGAGGAAACTTTGAACCTGGTCCGTGACTCTAGGAACCTCGCCTTAAACTGAAGTCCATCTTCATGACTGGcgattgtgtagtattgaaccgaggggtcTACACCCCATTCGAACAATACAAAATCCCACTTAGAGTAGATTGATTCAGAACTCtcatcacgatgtggctagcccattattaCGATGGGATGCTGAACACAATCCATGACTTTAAGTTTTGTCTTGGAAAGGAAAAACCTTAGGAGCCATCATTTGTGTGTGGGGTAGGGAACATAGAACGTCCGTATAGGGTGTACCATATGATACTCGTGATATCTTGGATCCTAGCTATacttgaattacatttccatTGCATACCTAAatacaaaatttcatgcattCTCATCTCATAAGCATGAATTCCATATCATTTTCgtaaacaaaaaaaaactcatcccatcctttgtccataacccGCAGTTGAATTCCCGACACTCGTATCGAACTTGAAGTAGCTCTGGAAAGATTATGGATTCGTTGGAGCAAAGCCACATTACTTTGAGAGGAGATGTTGACTCAATGAAAAACCAAATATACCAACTTGTGGAGGCTATGATAGCCTTAGCAAAGAGGGAGGACAACATTCAGCAGACTGCAGTTATTGAGAATGTCATTCCACCTCCAGTAAATGATCCTACCCAACCTCAGCCTGTGCGAACCCCAGTTGATAACTCTGTTGTACAAGAATGTCATATTGTTCGAGATGAGGTTTCCCCATATCATGATGCTGTTGAGTATCACAGTTTTGCATtctatgtgccagattccaatGGGGCAAGCCTGGTGGTCAATACCGAACAACCACAAGATGATAGGATTGCTAAAAGATGTCGCAtgctagagaaaagactcaaggCCATAGAAGGACAAGATATTGTTGAACTGAATGCCTTAGACATGTGTTTGATACCTGGCCTGGTTATACCCccaaaattcaaagtaccagaatttgagaagtacaaaggggatagttgTCCAAAGCACCATTTAGTAATGTTTTGTCGAAAAATGACCTCTCATGCCCACAATGATAAGCTAATGATTCACTGTTTTCAGAACAGTTTGACTGGGGCATCATTGAGTTGGTATATGAAGTTAAAAAGGAATAATGTTTAGTCATGGATAGACCTAGCTAATGCCTTtttgaagcagtacaaatacaatttGGACATGACTCCCGATCACATGCAGCTGAGGGCCTTATCTCAGGAAAACAACGGATCCTTCAGAGGGTATGTCtaaagatggagagagttagcaACTCGCATTGAACCACCACTCTCAGAGAAAGAATTAATAGACTCATTCAGGGACACCCTGCAAAGTCCATACTTCGAAAGGATGATTAGTAGTGCAGCATCAGACTTCGCTCACTTGGTGTCAATTGGAGAACGCATAGAGTATGGCCTCAAAAGTGGAAAAATCCAATACGCCTCAAATAGCCAGAGCATTAAGAGTGAATTTATTGCTAgttcccaaaaggaagaagaggatgaagtTAATGCAGTCTGGGAAAGCCCACAACCTCCATATCAGACACCATCTTCTCCATATGGTCAATATCCTACAAATCAAGGATTTCCTCAGTATCAATGACAGATTCATCCTCATCAGGCATACATACGACGAGATGTTCCACATCGACAATGTCAACATGCTCAACAAAGGCCAAGAAAGCTAGAGAGACACATCGATCCGTTTCCAATGCCATACAATCAAGTATTGCCATATTTGATCAAAAGAGGATTGATAGTTCCAAAGGAACTGAATCCAATAATACCTCCATATCCACCAAGATTTGACACTAATACTCAATGTGACTACCATGTTGAGGCATATGGGCATTCAACTGAACTACAAAGTGCTCAAGAGCAAGGCACAAACTCTGCTTGATTCCAAGATGTTCTCATTTGCGCCTCGAAGATTGCAAATCAATAATACTCCTTCACCTAGTTGTGTTGATCCATCAGTCCATGTTATGGAAGAAATTTCCGAGAATAGGTCTCAAGATGATTATTATACTAGTCTTGATGAGAAAACCGACCAACTCTGAAGAAAGCTGGCCCAACAGTGAATCGGACACGAGAGAGCTTCCTTTGCACTAACAACCATTGAGATATTGCTAgcatttcatttgtatttttaTTTGCACGTTAAAGTACTTATCTGCTTTCAAGTATTGTTGTTTCCCTTAATGGTAATGTTAATGAAATGATTATGCATGTTTGAACGAATCCTTTCGTATTCACTCACCTTTTccatttatataaaaaaaaaaggatatttctcccattcacttatcaaattgttgttttagcaaagattgaagcgaggatgacgaaaacaaaatacccataattgcttACTGTATGCTTTTGGATAAATCCCGctgatgatgtacatgcattgtttcaaatccccaaacactggagagataaggagttaatccctagtcaaccacttcgagcctagaagtatGTGTTTCTTTCGGATCGATAAAACCCTTACATTTAACCCGGGACAaggtagtgttcagttaatctgactccacattcaaattacaagataATACATCCCATCTGGGGATCAACCACATGCTATTCTTCTCACAGATCCGGAAGTGTAGAAGAAACCAtgcaaaatccaaaagttatgTCGGTCGTTCTTCAGTAACCAATGACTTGGAAGTCAcaattttccaaaaaaaaatcaaagaaagagccTGCTAGGTCGAACACCCAAagaggcgacttaggcaaaaactggggcaatcccgatggacaaaagcttcagaaagcggtccaggcaaaagttagggatcaagacaaacaaaaataaaaagagGCCACAAAAAccctcaacaaaataaaaacaagatttagtggccaccataccaaaatcaaagggtcaccaacatCCATGAAGAGAAAAATCAGGTGACTTCCATTTCAAGCGAATCTTGAATCTTTATCCTTATACCTTCAAAACTCTCTTAAAGGACGaatgtgtatgttgaattaactgagCGTAGGATTGGAGTTTATCAAGAAGA includes:
- the LOC127137893 gene encoding uncharacterized protein LOC127137893, translated to MDSLEQSHITLRGDVDSMKNQIYQLVEAMIALAKREDNIQQTAVIENVIPPPVNDPTQPQPVRTPVDNSVVQECHIVRDEVSPYHDAVEYHSFAFYVPDSNGASLVVNTEQPQDDRIAKRCRMLEKRLKAIEGQDIVELNALDMCLIPGLVIPPKFKVPEFEKYKGDSCPKHHLVMFCRKMTSHAHNDKLMIHCFQNSLTGASLSWYMKLKRNNV